GGCCTAAAATAGATTAGACATTGTGTAGATAATTGACTATtctttctgctgctgatatatttcaaaCAAACGGAACTCAGGAtctggggcgctgccctGGATACTACTGTGCTTCGCTTCTTGCTTCTCGGAATTTCATAAACCGATTGTGACACTGTCCGTATCAAGCAATTGTCATTGCTACTTTGAACCCGGGTCATATCCTATAATATTCTTCGACCGAGCTTCACATTTTGACGTATAAATAGATCACCATGCCTGGCAGCAACCCGGGGATTGGTTGCTGGCGTGATTCTGGCcggctgcctccggcggctggggcgctgccccagaccccgtcgctcctctcgctgcgctcgagtcgggcttgaGGTGGGGGGGAGGAGGGGAGGGGAGGAGGGACCCCGCTACTCGGCAAGCGAGCAatcagggtctggggcggagccccagctgtCGGATGCTTTGTGGGGGCGGTCGCTTATGGGTTGCTTGCTGTCAGGTCTCCGGCGGGTTGCTGGTCGGATAAATGTTTCCTCCCAATGAGCCCATCAGTCTAGttcagcagcggcagcagcagcagcctgaCACATGAGTCTGGCCCAACCCCGAGAACAGACACACGGGCCGGCCGACATGGCGGTGTCAGGCTGGGTTTAGAGACATCGGTTGCAGCCCGTTACACCGGCCGCGGCCACACCACCTCCCCCCTTGAGCCCCAGGATGCCATCGTCACTCACCCTGCttatttgattgattgactaGCCGAACCTACCTGCACCCGTGCATACTTCCAGTTAAAGCTAACTAACTAATAATTACCTGGCTGACAGATATTCTGCCAAACACCTAAGTAAccacatcatcaacaaaaaaagaccCATCAACTGATATTTCACGGGTTTTAGGTGTAGATTAATTGATCTCAGGAGTAGTAAAATTTAGACTGCTGGTTGACTTTGGATTGggttttctttcttgtaTGGCGGTAGCGACTTCCCCAACTGAGACTATCATCTGATACATAGCATTCGATAGTTACTCACATCCGCTACTTAGTCTTATCCTTTACGAAttagtatttttttgtggGTCACAATTTTTTAAGTGGTGGTTCTACTTTTGTATACCATTGAgtgaaatatatatatctagCAATCATGGATTATCCAATGGAGATTGTAAGTTGAATTGAGTTGGAACAGAGAGCCCAACGTGCAGTGACTGGTTCGCCTCTCTTTGTATATTTTCTTGCTGGCTTGGGCGTTTGTTGCTGGTAGTGTGGGGTTTTTGGGCAGCAATACAAGTTGGTTTAAGTGAAAATATACCTTCTATTGTGAAAGGTTAGATATTGGGGGACAGTCACTAATGTTCTGTGTaggatgataatgatggggtcattgatgatgaatctTCGACCAACTCCCCTGTAACCGCGTCTGTGGACAATTCAGAGAGTGTTGAAGAGCTTTCTAAGCCTCTGGAAGTGGCTACAAATGGTAAGTAAAGTGATTTTATGAGTTCATGAGTCCATGTATTCATGTTCATGACTATATGACAGTGGTGGTTGGCTTGCATGGGTGGCTTGCTTTTAGAGCGAGCCACTCAGGGTGAGCTTCTTTATTTCAATGCCCAGTGAAATAGAGCAAAATGAAATGCGAAGTATTTGCACAGAAGCTTCAGTTGTCTAAAATACTGGAAGAGAATCTAAACAGATCTTTGTGATAGTGTTGGTGGTTGTGGACATGGAATTCTAACACTATACAGAGGAACAAATGAAAGCCAGGATCTTCCCTCctattgatgaagaaattgaAGCAGATTTCAGCAATACATGGGAAATTGAGAATTGGAAGGGGCTTCCTACTCGTATCAATGGTCCTAGCTTTGAATCCAATGGATTTTCATTTAGAATCTTGCTGTTCCCAGAAGGCAACAgagctgatgctgcttcGGTATATTtagaggcagcaccagctgaCCATTCGAAGGCAAAGCAACAAGCGGAATCTCAGGTTCAACAGCCAATTGACGGTGACGACCAGAGCCCTACTCAGGCTGAAGTACAGGCCAATGCTGTTGGTAATGGCGCAGTTGTTGACGTCACTGGTATTAATTCTGTAGACCAAGACGTTGATGTGGATGTAGTATCTACACAAGATGATGGAACAACTGATACACAGGAccaggaagaagaggactGGGCTGTGTGTGCTCAATTCGGACTCGTTATGTGGAATCCAGAGCACCCAGAGGTATTCCATAGCATGTTTGCCCAGCACCGATTTAGTCCCGAGGAGGGCGATTGGGGATTCACAAAGTTTTATGAGCTACGAAGATTACTTGTCGCTCAAGACAAAAACACCCATCCTCTCATAGAAAACAACAAGGTAAACATTACTGCTTATGTTCGTATTATTAAAGATCCAACTGGCGTTCTCTGGCACAATTTCTACAGATATAATTCTAAAAAGGAGACTGGATTTGTAGGATTAAAGAACCAAGGAGCTACTTGTTATCTTAACTCTCTGCTACAGTCATTGTACTTCACCAAAGTATTCCGGAGAAGTGTGTACAAGATTCCTACTCAACAGGACCAGCCTAATTCTGTGCCGTCCGCATTACAAAGaatgttttatttattaagtACTTCCGAAGCACCAGTAGGAACTTTGCAATTGACGAAATCGTTTGGCTGGGATTCTGCTGATGCCTTTACCCAGCATGATGTACAGGAGTTGAATCGTGTATTGATGGACAAGCTCGAGGGTAAAATGAAGGGTACCGAGGTTGAGGGCGCTCTAAATAACATTTTTGTTGCTCAGATGAAGAGTTATGTCAAGTGCATCAATGTAGATTTTGAATCGTCTCGTATCGAAGATTATTGGGATATTCAACTCAACGTCAAGGGCATGAAGGATCTTGAAGCTTCTTTTAGGGACTATATCCAAACAGAGCTTCTTGCTGGTGAAAATCAATACCAAGCCACTGGTTATGGATTGCAGGATGCTACTAAAGGTGTTGTGTTTCAATCTTTCCCTCCTGTGTTGCACTTGCAATTGAAGAGATACGAGTACGATTTCAACCGCGATATGGAAGTCAAGATTAATGATCGTTATGAATTCCCTGCCGAGGTCGACTTGTCTCCATATTTGGAAGAAGGATCTGATATGAGTGAACCATGGATCTATACCTTGCATGGTGTGCTTGTACACAGCGGTGATTTGAACGCTGGCCATTACTATGCTCTGTTGAAGCCATCTAAAGATGGCTCTTGGTACaaatttgatgatgataggGTGACAAAGGCGACTATGAAAGAGGTTTTGGAGGAGAATTTTGGGGGtgaggcagcaccaccacaacaaccaccTGGTATTTCAGTACCTCAGCGTACTAGACTAAATTATAAGCGTCATTCAAGTGCTTATATGCTTGTTTACCTGCGAAAATCAAGATTGGATGAAATATTACCTGgtaatgaagatgatattCCGAATCATATCCCCGAACGACTAGAACAGGAAGTTGCTGAGGAGAACGCTCGTCGTAAAGAGCGTGAAGAACAGCACTTTTACATGAACGTTCGAGTTATGTCAAACAAACAGTTTGTCAATTACCAAGGTTTTGATATTGCTAGTTGGGATAGATACGATTCTAATAATTCTGACGATGATAATGGATCACGGCCATTACACTACAAGGTGAAAAAGGCCCAGACAATAGCAGACTTCTTAAACACATTGGCTCAAGAAAATGGTGTTAGTGATATCTCCAAATTACAACTATGGCTCCTAGTCAGCAGACAGAACAAAACATATCGTTTGGACCGAGCTGTTCTTGCTGAGGAATATTCCAATACTATGGACCAGCTGCGGGATCAATCTTTGACGAGTTTCAATAGTGGAGACCTGAGGCTTTGGCTAGAATTCTTACCTACTCCATCACCCACCTTGGAAATGAGTCTAAGTGAGCAACAAATTCAACAGCAACTTCAATTTGCTACAGGAATCTCGTCACCTCAAGGTTCCGACAACCAACCAATGTTACTATTTTTGAAGCATTTCGATAAGAAGGCCCAAACTTTGAAGGGATTTGGTACACTTGTGGTTCGCCCTTCAGATAAAGTATTGACGGCTatcaaatatattattaacGCAATGGGCTGGGAACAAGGCACCAGATTGAGCGTCGTGGAAGAGATCAAACCAGAGATGATTGATGCAGTCAGAGTGAAGGCCACATTCAATGAATGTGAAATTTctgatggtgatattatttgttttgagAGAGATGGTGAACCGGTTGCAGAAGGTGGATACACTACAGCGGTTCAATTTTATGACTTTTTGAATAACAGAGCTCTCTTTTCGTTCAGAAAGCGCTCATCGCAACTGGATGAGCTCAATAATGGCACCGGTAATGGCAACATTGTCATCAATGGGGACGATGAAGCAAACACTCCTCCAACCCCAGAGGGCTCTTTTGAGTTGTGGCTTAATCGTAAGGACTCATATGACCAACTGGCTCAAAAGGTGGCAGCCTATCTCAATGTTGATCCTAATTACTTGCAATTTTTCAGTACCCAAACAAACGGAATGGAGAGAGCACCAGTTAAACGAGGCAGTGGTGCCTTGGAACAGTCGTTGATGCTCGGATATCCTAGCCATCTTCCAGTGTCAGTATTGTATGAAGTGTTGGATATTAGTCTTGCAGagcttgaaaagaaaaagcttATCAACATTATATGGTTAACTGATGGTCTTTCCCAAGAACATAGACATTCGTTCCTGGTTCCCAAGACTAACACCTACACAATTCGCAACCTTTTATCAGAATTACAGCAACGAGTCAACATTCCTAAGGAATTACTACCTCGAATCAAAGTATGGGGTGCTCTACACTCGACTATGCACGACAGGTATTCTGACGACTCGCTTGTGGCGGCTATTGAAGATAATGTACAAATCTACGCAGCAGTGGCTCCTATCGAAGAATATGAACTCAATCAAACGGATTCGACCAATAAAAGACTGATTGACGTtttccatttccaaaaGGACCTGGTCAGATCTCACAGTGTACCATTTACTTTCGTGCTCAAGGAAGGTGAACCATTTTCAGAAACCAAGGTTCGTTTACAAAAGACCTTGGGTGTCTATGACAAGGTATTTGAGAAAATCAAGTTTGCAATTGTCCATCCAAACGTACGACTACCTGAATACCTTCCCAGCACAGCTGAAAATGCCGAACAACAAGCACTTGTAGACGAGGCCAACCAAGCGACACTCTTCTCTCTTATGCAGGAAGGTGATGCACTTGGACTCGACCATGCTGACAAGTCGTCTCGTAGGGCGTACGGCCAACAGGCGATTTTTATTAAGAATTAAATGTCTCCATATGTTTCATAGTGATTTTTTTAgaattttatattttcttGAAACCTGGAGCAGAGCCTCAGGTTTCGTTTTACTCGCTTCGTGAGCTTCTGAGGGATCGCAAGATTCCTGATTCTCGGCGTAATGGGGGTTAGGGTGCATCTCTAACCTACTTCAGTAatacaaaaacaaaacaggAAAGGTATTTTTGATAGCTAGTACCGCGTAATAGGTTCTTTGTCTGGAGGATTTTATAATTGTTGGTCCGGGTAGCAATCATTGCTATCATCCGATAAAACCATCTGGATCATTTGAATCGGATTCTTTACTTGTTAGATATAAAAACTACAGGGATTGATTTATTAAACACGTCTGTTTCACTCGACCAAGACACGACTAGTCCGGCAGAAATTAAGGTTCGTGTCTGCGTTAGGTTTCAGCGACAAAAAATCTAGAACGGTTAGGCAACTACCGACAACTGTAAACTATTTCCAAGGCGTCAAGCTTCTTATTATCTTAAGACAGGTTTTTGGTAAAACACCAATAGGGGctgttttatattttgataATCGAAGACCGGTTGGTAAGGAACAGAATATAATCATGGCGTCTCCTCGATATATCCAAGCCATAGCCGACCAAGTTGTCCACGTCACATCTACGGTTGACCCTGGTACTAGGTTACCAATAGTGGTAATCGATTCTACCGAACTACCAGCACCTTCATCCGAGGTTTACTCACTGCTTGTACCAGCGATAATGGCCAAGCTGCCAAGTACAAATTATGCTCTTCTATTCTTTGCTTGTGGTGCACCAAACAAGCCGAGCTGGTCATGGGTAGCCAAAGCGTACTCAATGCTCGATCATGACTTCAAGAAACGGGTGAAGAAGGTTTATGTTGTACACGAAAGTTGGTGGGTTCGAGCTATTACAGAAATGCTTCGTGGGGTTGTTTCaaccaaattcaaaaagaaaGTGGTTCATGTCTCTAGTTTGAGTCAATTGGCCCAGCTTTTGGATATTACTGTCATCGATATCAAACCAAAGGTATATCTGCATAACAGAAAAATTGAATCTGAGATCACTATTCCGCGACATCCCATGCCAGTATTTGGAATGCCTTTATATCTTGGCGATGAGGACGCGGAAATCGTTCTACCCAGAGTCTGGACAGAAGGCATTGAATATCTTCATAAGACAGGATACTCAATCAAAGACCTGTTCAAGAGACCAGAACATTCTACGAGACAAAACCAGTCATTTGCAGCACTGCAAATTATCTTAAGAGACTGCTACGATCGTAACCAACTTGTCGATTTAGATGATTACGGTCCAAGGCTAGTCGCCTCTTTATTAAGGTTGTATATTTATCAACTGCCAATTCCGATATTGAGCAGTTCAATGGTGGAGAGattcaacaacatcagcGATTCGCCTCTTCATATTCACGCTATGAACATGTTCAGAAGCCTCACTAACGAGAGTCAAATCCTGCTGGCAGATTTGATCGACTTGTTATCATATCTGGTTCTGCCCTCAGGACCAGGAACATCGCGACCCAATAATACACCAGGTTCGCTCGCTGCCTGTATTGGCCCCAGTCTTTTGGGAAACACTAATGGTGACAGTACCAATATAGCAAGCAGTGTTCGGTTTATTAAGACTCTTGTAGAGTGCTGGTCGCAAATTAGCATTCAAGTACGTCCAGAGACAGCTCTTTTGGCTCGAAGAGCAAGCATCATGGATGCACCCAGTTCACCACAAAAAAAGCTTTCCAAGCGATTCACTCAGTCGGTGTCATCCTTGTCATCAGCCTCTTCAGGTGAGAATAATGTATCGCTACCTATGACCAGAATCCGTACATTCCCTACCGAGCTTGACTTTCAAAACAACACGCTATTCGATAGTACTATTGAGATCCGTCAAGATAGCCGGTCCTCATCTATGTCATCCGATGTTTCAACAGCCTCATCAAGTCGGTCAacgtcgtcatcgtcatcctcagATGGTAACCTAGTCGAGACATTGCCTAACAtcccacctccaccacccaTTCCACGAAAGCTCAAGCTTCAACTCACATGTCGTAATGGTACCAACTCAACAAACCCGACATCAACAGGTCTTATCCTACAACCGTctaacaaatcaaatacTGTATCTACGAAATCACCCACCGTACCGTATATGGCCAAACCAATTCCCGTTCCAGCACCTGCTTCACCTACTGATACGTCAAATACCAGCACCAAACGCAGTGGACCTCGTCCCAGAGCAGTAGTTCGTCGTGGGAAAATGGTCGCGGAACTTGCTAAACTCTACGAAGAAAAGTGCAATACAGCCGAGATTCTCGTCAAACTCGACAGTAACCGCAACAAAGCCATCTAATAATCTCCCATACTATCCTATCCTACCCTATCCTATCCTATCctctttatttattttgcaatataaaaatatcaaaaatatcTGCCACCTCCAGCAACAGGACTCTGCCCTGCCCACTCACCAGTGACATATCAGGTCCAAGCCAACACAATTGACCCAACAATTGACCGAAAATCCACttatctcctgcgaagcaggagctatggggtctggggctttgccccagccgccggaggcatgtccaTTAGATCCAATTTGTTTACACTAGGGCATGGAATAGCATGTGAAAGTGCCATGTGCGGGTATGCACGTTGGATAGCAGGGTCCTCTCGGTGGACGCCGTGGCTGTCTGTCTACAGAGGCCGGGCTGCAATCAACACGGGTCAGGGTCAATCCGTGGCAGTATCCTGGGTCTGCCGCTTTCAAGTACCGGTAACCAGTGTCTCAGTTTTTTTGAATGTGCAGATTTTTCGTGGCAACGGGCATGTGTCAGGTGTTAGCTTTACCATTTGATCCTCCAGAGTCCCAAAAAAGTGATGGTTAATAGGCCGGTAAAAGTTCATTAAAAACCAAGAACCGAGTAGCAGCGCAGCGGTAGACCCCCTGGAAAGTATCCCCGCGTCAGAAACCCATGTTAAGTTGGGCTGGGTAAGAGGCTCTTATTGTCTCAAAAAGATTCATATATGCACCATACCGCCGATCGCAGACGAGATATACGGGATGACGCCAAACGGCGTGAGTTTGGGTTGACCGCAACCGGAGATTTTTACAGGACTCTTTGACTGGATAAACTGGCTTATATAAAATTGATTAGGGTCGTTATAGCAAAAGAGAAATTCGGTTTAATTGAGTATTTTACCATGAAAAAAGCGAACTCATTTGCCGAGAATTTCTGAAGTTTTACATCGGTCGGATCAGAAATCAGGCACAAAATGCCATGACTCTATTTTCTCTATTTTCTCCAGGGTTGGGGAACAGGAATTTTTCACAAGGCAGAGACTTATACGCAAGATAAATCAAACCCACCCtaaaatcaaccaattAACCTAGGGTTGCAGGGGGGAGGTCGCCCCGTTTTCGCTTGGATCGACTAGTCCCAGCACATGTGAAAAATTTGCCCCATCATTATATAAATGAGAGGTATGTCGCTCAAAATTagaaatcttttttttttttttcttcttcattaataaaaaatcaattgtatttttttattaaacCATTCCCCCCAAACACATCCATATAAACACAAAAATGgttctttcttctgttcTTGGATTCCCCCGTATTGGTCCTAACAGAGAGCTCAAGAAGGCCACTGAGGCTTACTGGGCTGGTAAGACCTCTGCTGAGGACTTGCTCAAGGTCGGTAAGGAGATCAGAGCCAACAACTGGAAGCTTCAAaaggctgctggtgttgatatCATTGCTTCCAATGATTTCTCTTTCTACGATCAAGTTTTGGACTTGTCTCTTTTGTTCAATGTCATTCCTGACAGATACACCAAGTACAACTTGCCTGCTCTTGATACTCTTTTCGCCATGGGCCGTGGTTTGCAACGTCCTGCTACCGAGTCCAGCCCTGCTGTCGATGTTCCTGCTCTTGAGATGGTCAAGTGGTTCGACTCTAACTACCACTATGTTCGTCCTACTTTCTCTCACTCTACTGTTTTCAAGCTTAACGGTTCTAAGCCTGTTGATGAGTACCTTGAGGCCAAGGAGCTTGGTGTTGAGACCCGTCCTGTTGTTGTCGGTCCTGTTTCTTACCTTTACCTTGGTAAGGCCGACAAGGACTCTCTTGACCTTGAGCCTATTTCTCTTCTCCCCAAGATCCTCCCTGTCTATGTTGAGCTCCTTAAGAagcttgctgctgccggtgcCAAGTCTGTTCAAATTGACGAGCCcgttcttgttcttgaccTCCCCAAGAACGTCCAAGCTGCCTACAAGACTGCTTACGAGACTCTTGCCAAGGAATCTGGTGTTGAATTGATCTTGACCACCTACTTCGGTGATGTCAGACCTAACTTGGACGCTATCAAGGGCTTGCCAGTGGCTGGTTTCCACTACGACTTTGTTCGTGTCCCTGAGCAACTCGACgaggttgctgctgctcttacTTCTCAACAAATTCTTTCCGTCGGTGTTGTTGATGGTCGTAACATTTGGAAGACTGACTTCGCCAAGGCTATCAAGGTTGTTGAGGCTGCCAAGGCCAAGGTTGGTGCTGACCGTGTCATTGTTGccacctcttcttctcttctccaCACTCCTGTTGACCTTGCCAACGAGAAGAAGCTCAACCCTGAGATCAAGGACTGGTTCTCTTTTGCTACCCAAAAGCTTTCTGAGGTTGTTGTCATTGCCAAGGCTGTTAGCGGTGGTAATGTTGAGGCTGAGCTTGAGGCCAACAAGAAGAGCATTGATGCTCGTGCCAAGTCTGAGATCACCAACGACGCTGCTGTCCGCAAGAGATTGTCTGAGGTTTCTGAGGCTGATACCAAGAGAAAGTCTCCTTTCGCCGCTCGTCTTGCTGCCCAAGAGAAGACCTTGAACTTGCCTCTTTTCCCCACCACTACCATTGGTTCTTTCCCTCAAACCAAGGAGATCAGAATCAACCGTAACAAGTTCACCAAGGGTGAAATCACTGCTGAGGAGTACGAGAAGTTCATTGAGAAGGAGATCCAAGAGGTTGTTAAGTTCCAAGAGGAGATTGGTCTTGATGTCCTTGTCCACGGTGAGCCCGAGAGAAACGATATGGTCCAATACTTTGGTGAGCAATTGAAGGGTTTCGCTTTCACGACCAACGGTTGGGTTCAATCTTACGGTTCTAGATACGTTCGTCCTCCTATTATTGTTGGTGACGTTTCTCGTCCTGCTGCCATGACTGTTAAGGAGTCTAAGTACGCTCAATCTATCACCAAGAAGCCTATGAAGGGTATGCTTACTGGTCCTGTCACCATTCTCAGATGGTCTTTCCCCAGAGATGACTTGTCTGCTAAGGAGCAATGTCAACAACTTGCTTTGGCTCTCCGTGATGAGGTCAATGACCTTGAGAAGGCCGGTATCTACGTCATTCAAGTCGATGAGCCTGCTATCCGTGAGGGTCTTCCTCTTCGTGAGGGTGCTGAGCGTGCCGCTTATGTTCAATGGGCTCCCGAGTCTTTCAGATTGGCCACTTCTGGTGTTGAGGATGGTACTCAAATCCACTCTCACTTCTGTTACTCTGACTTGGACCCTGCTCACATTAAGGCtcttgatgctgatgttgttTCCATTGAATTCTCCAAGAAGGACGACTCTAAGTACATCCAAGAGTTCTCCAACTACCCCAACCACATTGGTCTTGGTCTTTTCGATATCCACTCTCCTCGTGTTCCTCCTCAAGACGAGTTTGAGAGCCGTATCCAATCTATTGTCGGTGTTTACCCCAAGCAAAACTTGTGGGTTAACCCCGATTGTGGTCTTAAGACTCGTAAGTGGGACGAGACCAAGAGGCAACTTACCAACATGGTTAACGCCGCCAAGGTCTACCGTGAGAAGTACGCTTCTGCTTAAACACGCAACCGTGTTTTAAGTAAGTCTAATTGCATATCGATTCAACACGATATTGCGTTGGCTTTTGTTACGAAAATTTAAAAGaaaatttattaaaaaaaaagaaggctCGGAATCTGGGATTTCAacatctttttttctcatgATATATGGGTTTAATGTTTCAacaactatttattttacgAAGTCTAAGGAAATGTAtgtgtatatatttaataataGCTCCTCAACGGAATGCATAATttaaattatatattttaagACCTGACTCCGCTCGGGTTTTTATCTTTAGAGAGAGGTATGGAAGCGAGGAATATACATATTTGGGGCGCAAAGaaaatggagaagaagaaaaaaatcgCAGTAAGAAAATCCAAGCTGTTTATCGTCTCCAATTTGCttatattttaatgagAGAGACGTTTTataacaataaataaatatactaGATACAGTGACGGAATCAGTCGTTGGCAGTTATGGTCTTTCGACGACGGCGCTGGTTTGCCGCCGCCTTCGCTTTGACATCAGCTGTTGTACCTAACTGAGTAGCAGCTTCTGTGCTGACAGAGTTGTTAATGTTGTTATCACCGTCAAGATAGAGGCTCGAGTTATGGAGAGtgaaaagaagagctctCTCAATTGCGCGATCAGCAGCACGGTCATCGCCTGGAACATTGCTTCCAATGGCAGTAGGAGGGCCACCGGGTGTTAAACTCGCCATGGGAGATGAATAGTTGGTTTCAGGAGCTGGTGTGCGTCCTTTTACTCGAGGGTTAGAATTATTgattgatgctgctggcgtGGGGGAGTCCTCTGACACCGACAAACTGCTTTCAGTTATGTATGAATATCCCTGGGATGGCGAGTATGTAGGAAGAGTGGCTGCTTTGATTAGCAGTTTGCTTAGTGAGTGAGCAGTACTAAGTAGACGAGAAGAGACCACTGAGTAAATAGAAGGTGccataaatatattttcattgatgACAAAATATGTTGCTAACAACCGGACTTCTTGCGGACTCAATCTGTTTTGTTTACGAATGATCCACATTTCAGGTTCTCTGTCAAGCGCTACAACAAATTCCACACCCTTCATGTTTTGTAATTCTTGATAAAGATCGTGACGACCATGGAGGTTCTCATTAAACTGCGATTGCATTTTGAGAACTTGGTTATTGGATGAACGGTCGTAAAAAGGCGATTGTGCAAAGTACTCTAGTACATTATCATTCCGTAGACCACCAAATGCCTGGACCCATTCAGGCGCACGCCATTGTACTTCATCAAGCGGTTCACCATCCATTGTCTTTGTTTATGCTGTTCTGCTATGAGGGGACGAAGAAGCCAAAGTTCAATGTGATGTTGGAGATCGCCATGTCGATTACTGTGTTAGACAGATTTTACAGCCGTTTATCCTCTATTAATCTCGCTGACATCAACTTTATCTTCAACTTATATCTTGGTTTATATCATTAGAAATAGGTTGAAAATGGTTGTTACCTCGCCATTTGTACTCCAGGCTGAAGTACACCCAGAATATAATGCGGCTTCTGCTGTTTACAACTGGAAGTCTTCCAGAACCGGTCTTCAAGTTGTCTTGATTCAGCATGAAACTCCAGTGGTCAACGGTTATTTCGCCGTCGCTTCAGAGGTTTCAAACGATTCGGGTACTCCTCATACCTTAGAGCACTTGATATTTATGGGATCCAAGACGTATCCTTACAAGGGATTGTTAGATACAGTTGGTAACAAAATGTTTTCAACTACTAACGCTTGGACTGGTACCGATCAGACTGTATATACTTTAGTCACAGCAGGTTGGGAAGGGTTTAGAGATTTATTGCCCGTCTATTTAGATCATGTTTTAAATCCTACACTAAACGATAACGCATGTCTAACCGAAGTGTACCATATTGATGGTACTGCTGAGGAGAAAGGTGTGGTGTTTTCTGAGAT
The Sugiyamaella lignohabitans strain CBS 10342 chromosome A, complete sequence genome window above contains:
- the MED6 gene encoding Med6p (Subunit of the RNA polymerase II mediator complex; associates with core polymerase subunits to form the RNA polymerase II holoenzyme; essential for transcriptional regulation; protein abundance increases in response to DNA replication stress; GO_component: GO:0070847 - core mediator complex [Evidence IDA] [PMID 9891034]; GO_component: GO:0016592 - mediator complex [Evidence IEA]; GO_component: GO:0005634 - nucleus [Evidence IEA,IEA]; GO_function: GO:0001128 - RNA polymerase II transcription coactivator activity involved in preinitiation complex assembly [Evidence IDA] [PMID 9234719]; GO_function: GO:0001104 - RNA polymerase II transcription cofactor activity [Evidence IEA]; GO_process: GO:0051123 - RNA polymerase II transcriptional preinitiation complex assembly [Evidence IDA] [PMID 9234719]; GO_process: GO:0045944 - positive regulation of transcription from RNA polymerase II promoter [Evidence IDA,IMP] [PMID 9234719]; GO_process: GO:0006357 - regulation of transcription from RNA polymerase II promoter [Evidence IEA]; GO_process: GO:0006355 - regulation of transcription, DNA-templated [Evidence IEA]; GO_process: GO:0006351 - transcription, DNA-templated [Evidence IEA]), whose protein sequence is MDGEPLDEVQWRAPEWVQAFGGLRNDNVLEYFAQSPFYDRSSNNQVLKMQSQFNENLHGRHDLYQELQNMKGVEFVVALDREPEMWIIRKQNRLSPQEVRLLATYFVINENIFMAPSIYSVVSSRLLSTAHSLSKLLIKAATLPTYSPSQGYSYITESSLSVSEDSPTPAASINNSNPRVKGRTPAPETNYSSPMASLTPGGPPTAIGSNVPGDDRAADRAIERALLFTLHNSSLYLDGDNNINNSVSTEAATQLGTTADVKAKAAANQRRRRKTITAND